A genomic segment from Candidatus Bathyarchaeota archaeon encodes:
- a CDS encoding MFS transporter, translated as MRHLRSNISFLKGNILILIICRVLWSWSTSIVYPFFSLYILALGGTPPEIGLINSLGLIAGMFLYPVGGYIADRKGRVKLIGYSTYLYSLSHLLFVLAVNWQTIAIGQFLSQLLLFYMPALTALEADSLPPEVRGRGFALMMAIPGAIRVIAPYTGGLIITAYGGGEEGMIQAIRLCWTVAFATGILVATIRLRYLKETLEMNEDDKPSSRSILTTLKESYRGIIDSIRWMDRPLRMILLIEVVSSFFVAMAAPFWVVYAKEALGLTPYDWGAAMLISGLVGILTAFPMGLLVDRLRPRKMILSGLSISSICILLYIFSGGPFGVFAILPLISLSNSMMMPAFSTLIANKIPRSRRGRLFSILGERGIQISFESFWGGGFLLFPPAAVGALLGGYVYELNQKYLWMILSAAMASILILAHLFIKDSDETHY; from the coding sequence ATGCGCCATCTAAGATCGAATATCTCATTCCTAAAGGGGAATATCCTCATACTCATAATCTGCAGGGTCCTATGGAGCTGGTCAACCAGCATCGTCTACCCCTTCTTCAGCCTATACATCCTAGCCCTAGGCGGCACACCTCCGGAGATAGGGCTGATAAACTCATTAGGCCTCATAGCTGGTATGTTTCTATACCCTGTAGGTGGATATATCGCGGATAGGAAAGGGAGAGTGAAGCTTATAGGCTATTCGACATACCTATACTCGCTCTCCCACCTACTATTCGTCCTAGCGGTAAACTGGCAGACCATTGCGATAGGTCAGTTCCTTAGCCAGCTCTTGCTATTCTATATGCCCGCCCTGACAGCCCTGGAGGCGGATTCCCTACCACCTGAGGTTAGAGGGAGAGGGTTCGCCCTAATGATGGCAATACCTGGAGCTATCCGGGTCATCGCGCCATACACTGGGGGATTGATCATAACAGCCTATGGAGGAGGGGAAGAGGGTATGATCCAAGCCATCAGACTATGCTGGACAGTAGCCTTCGCCACTGGAATCCTTGTAGCGACAATAAGGCTAAGATACCTTAAAGAAACACTCGAGATGAATGAGGATGACAAACCATCCAGTCGGAGCATCCTCACAACCCTAAAGGAGTCGTACAGGGGCATCATAGACTCGATCAGGTGGATGGATAGACCTCTAAGGATGATCCTCCTAATCGAGGTTGTTAGCTCATTCTTCGTGGCCATGGCGGCACCTTTCTGGGTGGTATATGCGAAGGAGGCGCTGGGTCTCACCCCATACGATTGGGGAGCCGCCATGCTCATTTCAGGCCTCGTCGGCATCCTCACAGCCTTCCCGATGGGCCTCCTCGTGGATAGACTGCGTCCAAGAAAGATGATCCTCTCCGGGTTATCCATCTCCTCCATATGCATCCTGCTCTACATATTCTCAGGAGGTCCTTTTGGGGTCTTCGCCATCCTCCCCCTCATCTCCCTCTCAAACAGCATGATGATGCCGGCCTTCTCAACCCTCATCGCCAATAAGATACCCAGAAGCAGGAGGGGGAGGCTCTTCTCCATTTTGGGGGAGAGGGGGATCCAGATAAGCTTCGAAAGCTTCTGGGGAGGGGGCTTCCTCCTATTCCCACCCGCTGCGGTGGGCGCGCTTCTCGGGGGATATGTTTACGAGTTAAACCAGAAATACCTCTGGATGATCTTATCAGCCGCAATGGCCTCCATTTTGATTCTAGCCCATCTGTTCATCAAAGATTCAGACGAGACCCACTATTAA
- a CDS encoding TatD family hydrolase has protein sequence MFKLIDTHAHISDLDNPAEAVERAKAAGVEAILAVGADMETCRATLELAGNFTGYIYPALGIHPTEIVVQEIPETIKFIEENIEKCAAVGEIGLDYWSREARKNREIRDLQRDLYIQQLRIASDKDKPVSIHARGSWRDALDLAKIHGPGRGVFHWYSGPLDILKELLDSGYYISATIAAEYSKEHRAALTHAPLERILIETDSPVVYRGSPSEPADLVRTLRALSELKGLPLEDVAQATTRNAEKVFKIRI, from the coding sequence TTGTTCAAACTAATAGATACCCACGCCCATATCTCGGACCTAGATAACCCTGCGGAGGCCGTTGAGAGGGCGAAGGCGGCTGGGGTGGAGGCCATCTTAGCCGTTGGAGCCGATATGGAGACGTGCAGGGCAACCCTTGAGCTGGCCGGAAACTTCACAGGATATATATACCCCGCCCTGGGAATACACCCAACAGAGATCGTAGTCCAAGAGATACCTGAGACGATAAAATTCATCGAGGAGAATATAGAGAAATGCGCAGCCGTCGGGGAGATAGGTTTAGACTACTGGAGCAGGGAGGCTAGAAAAAACAGGGAGATAAGGGATCTACAGCGAGACCTCTACATTCAACAGCTGAGAATAGCGTCAGATAAGGATAAACCAGTCTCAATCCACGCTAGGGGTTCATGGAGGGATGCGCTGGATCTAGCCAAAATCCATGGTCCAGGAAGGGGCGTCTTCCATTGGTATAGTGGACCCCTAGATATACTCAAAGAGCTCCTTGACTCCGGCTACTATATATCAGCCACCATAGCCGCGGAGTACAGCAAGGAACATAGAGCAGCCCTGACCCATGCCCCACTGGAGAGGATCCTGATAGAGACCGACTCGCCGGTCGTATACCGCGGAAGCCCATCCGAGCCCGCGGACCTCGTTAGAACTCTAAGGGCCCTCTCAGAACTCAAGGGACTGCCTCTTGAGGATGTAGCCCAAGCAACTACCAGGAACGCTGAGAAGGTCTTCAAAATAAGGATCTAA
- a CDS encoding prohibitin family protein produces MSELYRRVRVEGGRRLEGLGIIAIVLVIIIAGVLVFSVGQIGVGFVAVIADPFTGSVTSVGDGTSARYFIKPPWATVYKIYVATDSVNMWSEGESRGDFPAVPCLTKDGLRVDVDITVRWSITPSKALDLFKRYPGMDWKDRAIIPIIRETIRNLIVSFTAIQTIEERGVVSALMEKTLAEAFRKEASLADAVVLEAVNLRKIALPSAFVEAIESKLAAEQLAIAAEFNKTRILVIANATALSKIIEAEGLAQSKIIIANATRGAIEAIASQQPGLNSTQLTSLYLYLETLRSIAEAGRGLIIVIPGEADRFLLPIPATP; encoded by the coding sequence GTGAGTGAATTGTATAGACGTGTACGCGTAGAAGGGGGAAGGAGATTAGAGGGATTAGGGATCATCGCCATTGTATTGGTCATAATAATAGCTGGCGTCCTAGTCTTCAGCGTCGGCCAGATAGGAGTGGGCTTCGTCGCAGTCATCGCCGACCCCTTCACGGGATCTGTCACATCGGTCGGGGATGGGACCAGCGCACGCTACTTCATCAAGCCCCCATGGGCAACCGTTTATAAGATCTATGTCGCGACTGACAGCGTGAATATGTGGTCGGAGGGGGAGTCCCGTGGAGACTTCCCGGCAGTGCCATGCCTTACCAAAGACGGTCTGAGGGTCGATGTGGATATAACCGTTAGATGGAGCATCACCCCATCCAAGGCCCTAGACCTCTTCAAGCGTTATCCAGGAATGGACTGGAAGGACAGGGCGATTATTCCGATAATAAGGGAGACCATCAGGAACCTTATAGTAAGCTTCACCGCTATTCAGACCATAGAGGAGAGGGGGGTCGTCAGCGCCCTGATGGAGAAGACCCTAGCTGAGGCTTTCAGAAAGGAGGCTTCCCTCGCAGACGCGGTGGTCCTTGAAGCTGTAAATCTTAGGAAGATAGCTCTCCCATCCGCCTTCGTAGAGGCCATAGAGAGTAAACTGGCGGCTGAGCAGTTAGCCATAGCCGCGGAGTTCAACAAGACCCGTATCCTTGTCATAGCCAACGCCACCGCCCTGTCTAAGATTATAGAGGCTGAAGGCCTCGCGCAGTCCAAGATAATAATAGCTAATGCCACGAGGGGGGCAATAGAGGCCATAGCATCACAGCAGCCAGGATTGAACTCGACCCAGCTGACGAGCCTCTACCTCTATCTCGAAACCCTGAGATCTATAGCCGAAGCTGGCAGGGGTCTTATAATAGTGATTCCAGGGGAGGCGGACCGTTTCCTGTTACCCATCCCAGCAACCCCCTAG